In the genome of Raphanus sativus cultivar WK10039 chromosome 9, ASM80110v3, whole genome shotgun sequence, the window AAGAAATCGAGGAGATTTAGACAACGTTGGTATTAAAAGTGTGCTGtggaaaaacaaaaagaacGAAGGGATAGCATACCATATTAGCTAGGGTagatatcaattttattttcaagtaaTTCGTAGTATATGGGTTTGATCGGCGTTTGTGGACTAATGATGATTAACTTAAGGGAGGAATTCAATACGATGAATCTACTAAGGTTCGAGTTCAGGCCAGAATATACTTGTATAATCCAGAAAATAAAGTGTTGCTAGTTAATTAATATGTAAGACAAATTTTAGTTATCACTTAAAATTtgtaaagtatttttaaaatttcactGTTGTATACTGAGTTCCATAAATAGTACTAAGAATCTACCATAAATTCCATAACTATTTGTCCTGCCAATCATTTATACTTTTTccatttcattttaattgtaGTTCTAGGAATATAGAAAAGTAATATGgaaaaatttattaatgatttttaaaataaaaaacaactatttatatttctaattatattttaacaaatagaAAAGTAATATGGAGaattttattaatgattttttattgtaattataaaataatatttattttaaaacatattctttttttttacaaagacAATTAAATTGAAACGAAATGAGTATCTGTTATCTGGCTTCTTAGTCCACTCTTTTTCAAATCACATAAAGGAAAAAGGTAGTAACTCTGCCGTAAGTCAATCTATCCGTAGATGAAGGCATGAAGCTAGGCTACTACAGTATTCAACATTCCCCTCCCTCCTCAGTCTTTAACTCCTTTTCTTTCCCATCCGTAAATTATTCTCACCAAATCCAACAGTTACACTACTAACACATTACAAATTTAGACCATACTTTCGAAAACATAAAGAAGTTTCAAAATAAGTCTTCattaactaatttatataatacaatATGGTTAGCTTTTCCCAAAGCTACTACTAAATTAGCTTATCCTATCTTTTGGAATCCATCTCTTCTTTTAAACCACGCatgatttaaaaatacatacataATTTCACAAGCATGCGTTTTTAATACTATTATAAATAACCAacaacaaaaaggaaaagaaagtgTCCCCTGAATCAGTCTCTCATGCTTGTTGGCAAAAAACACCTTGGAATGCACCCAAACCCACCTCCTTTCTTCTGCATTTTCGAGTTAtaacattttcaaaatcaaTCTTTAAACCTATAATTAAAGCGGAATTAAGATAAAACAAGTGATGCACTGAGAAAAATAGTTTCTACCTTTGTTGATTTGAGGGAGAGGAGTTGAGGGGACACCTTGTACAAGTCTTCGTCCACTGGCTTCGGTGCCGCCATCCTCCGCTTCTCCAACGGTGTTGGACAGCTCGTCGCCTCGTTCTTGAAGCTGTGTTGCTCCTTCGAGGTGGCTCTCTTTGGCTCCTGGCCCACCTTagactgaaacaaaaaaaaacatttcccGGGAACATATTAGTTCACGGTGTCAAGGGGAGGTGTTATATGTGGGAGGTAATGAAAGAAGTACCCTGCGTCGAGGGAGAAGGACCACCGCGGGTGAGACAAGGTGGTGGTGGCTATCGTATAGATCACTTTCGAGGTAAAGATCGCGATCTTGAGGGTAAGGAGCGTAGTGGAGAATAGCAGGTTGTTGAGTGGATGCTGTCTCGAAGCATTGAGTGAATGGAACGGCGTCGTCCCAGTTCCAGCTTCCAAACGCTGGCACGTCTCCTCTCCTGCAGTACTCTCCTCCACCGTATTCCTGGTGGAATAAGAAACGGTTAAACTTTGTACACACTAAAGACGAAGAATAAGAAAGAGAAAGGAGCTTACGTAGTCCATGGCTGTTGTGGCTAACAAGATTGATGATGTTAGATCTTTGCTTCAAgtaattgagagagagagagagagagagagagagagagagagagagagagactattAAATGGGCAGATGGGTTTCTTTCATTACTCAGCAGAGACAAAGTTGTCTGAAAGTCTACTTGTAGGAGATAGGAGTAGAAAGACTGTGTGTGTCTAAGCACAtagaaaaagattttaaaattcagTAGGGTAAGTGAAAAGAAGACGTTGGCTTAGCTACTCTTGTATTCTTcctttcttttacattttaacaaaattctactgtttcttttttgttttcttatttcctTTTATACAGTGTGTTCTGAAGTTTGTCTTtactttttaatctttttttggtcaaagttTTTAATCTTTCAAATGTTTTATCCCTTAGCTTTGTAAGATTTaaactttgtttttatataaaacattttatattcatggttgacaaacaaacaaaaaaataacttactTTCACTttgaaaaaaagttatttttgaccaaaaaaaagagttattaAATTAACAAGTTTTATGTGCTCAAACTTTTCAcactaaaatagagtttagagtaaaaaatgttttaatggtactctatttctcactctataatagagtgaaaaatatgtttactccaaatatagagtaagttgtttttttttgttcatcactctatattctactctaaaatagagtaccattggagcaaagttcatctctattatagagttactctattttagaatagAAAATAGAACGAACCCTTGAAAATGCTTTTAAAGACAAAAGAGTGAATAAATGAGCTTTAGGAAGAAGGGGCCACATCCAACATTAACCTCTGTTATGAAACTTCGAGCTCTGTGCAGTGTGAAACCAACATTGTCACAATTCAAATGTCATTAAACTTTAATAGTTTTAGGGGTGGACATAGATCAAATATCTAGAATTTTAAGGATATTTATGATTTGTATCATTCtgcatttataaatatttttcgatTCGATTTGATCcgtaatattttagatattagaTATTACtgatatttgaaaaattaatttgtaactGGATATCTGATTCGATCTGataaaaagtaataaacaaTAACTATCTGACATCCTATACCACCGCAAGCATATCAGCCTTCTTCAATTTCAGGGAGATGGTGCTTCACCgatggttcgtggaaggatAAAGACTCTTTCTCGGGACAAGGATGGTACAGTACTCTGGAAAGGTATGAGGGATTAATGGGGGCACGAAATGTTCGGGCAAGTATATCTCCCCTTCACTCGGAGGTGGAAgcattgatttgggcaatggaatgtatgaggaatttacgcTAGTTTCAGGTtacatttgcaacggattgttcttagttggtgaagatggtttcggaaccagaagattGGCCGGCGttcgcaagttatctggaggatatcaAGAGCTTACAAAGTAGTTTCCATagctcacagctcattcatgtaccaaggacggcaaattcaaaggcggatcgtttagcacgcagtgccagacaacaatcgtcttttgtcatccacatggatgccgagctaccagtttggtgtacaaagtcaatatgagtctgtatgtttgatgaaaaaaaaagtaataaacaatatttttgaaaaacttaaagaaaaaaaaaaataatatgaaatagtaatatttcattacaaaatattttaaaacaacatacttttagaaatttaataacCAAATAACTAAATTACTGAAAAATACTAAAATCTTATATAGAGATACCgcaattataattaattttatatatacatgttatgcatatatattatggatcagatttaatatttaatttttataaaatatgagtATTTGTGGTTTGCTCAGTCTTTTatggatattaaattttagtatttgttttgattCGTAAAGTTATGAATATCCAATTTTTTGGGAtcgaatcgaaacgaataacAATTTATGTGTACTTTTTTTTgaaccagtttttttttttgatcaaaattttTGAACTAGTTTATCACTAGTTTTGtccactagtttttttttatgtctaCCTTGAACCAGTTTATCACTAGTTTTGTTTGACAGAGGACAGGTGGGGTCTATGTGGGGTTAGGTCAAAATTACTGCAAGTGTTCATACCAGCATAATGCAATTGCACTGCATATTGCAGcctttaaaattgaaaaagcaGTTAAACCTAAAAACATATATCAACGGGATAGCCTTTTATCAATGATATAAATGTTTGTATTAAGgcagttttttttgtcaactgtaTTAAGGCAGTTAAACTAAAAGATCTGGTTTAGTTAGATAAAGTCGGTTTTGATTCTTATATAAGCTTATTCTCtttatttagttatgttttcCTTTGGTTGGATAACTTGCATTTTCataattaaatacatataaGTTTAGTTGGCAACATTTTTCAACATTGAACGTTTGTCGACATTTTGATGGCATGACCAAGGCAGAGTTAAATGAGTGCAAACCAGTGGTGACCACTGACCAAGATAGTACAACAAGCCCATCGCAGCTCTGCTGCTAAATACAGTTGTCTTTCTGGCGTCAAGAACTCTCTCTCCATGGCTCGGTTCTTTCGGTATTGATCCCAACTCGCTGTTGGACTCCCCAGCAAAATGTCGCCTAGCCAACGTCCCAACTTGTTAAGGTAATAAGGTTACATCAGCTTTATTTTCTTGTCTAAAATCGtgtgttaattttttaaaattaatgatgAACAATAATGATTTCTTTTGCGTGTTGGTATCAAATTGAAAACTTCACAAGGCCCAAAGCCCCATTCAAAGATTTGTGTGGACAGAGGATGACTGCATAATGGCAATTTcccaaaaagaaagagagaaccaAAAAAGCACAAACCCAGAGGCTTAAGGTTTGACACAATTTTCAATAGACTGACACCAAACGAAAGATTGATTAAATAATAATCACAAATTCTATCCACTTGTTTCTTTCACAGCTTCTTATCTAATCTATGTATCCAACCATTGAACcattcattttaaatttcaaagaGACGACTCCCTCAACACAACCATCAAAATGACagaaaatagtttaaaaagaCTAAGCATAATaaacaaaacactaaaacatCCGAGATTTTTCGTTATTTCTTTCACCAAGTTTATGTCAAAAGGGGTGAAATTCAAACAAAAGTCATTAGCCTAATCAATCCGGTTTACTCATACCGGAGATTCCAACAAAAgacaaactaaataaaaagcataggataatattaaaaaagtttttttcagAAACCGACGAATGAGATCAGATCCGACGGTTGACAGTTAGACCTCTTTGTTATCTTCCTTCTCATCACTCTCCTTCGCCGGAGAAACAAAGATCCACGTGAAACCGAACGGATCCGTCACCTTCCCCTTGACTccaacctcctcctcctccaccttgACAGCTCCAGCGGCAACGGCCTTCGCAACCGCAGCTTCCACGTCATCAGTCTCGAGGATCGCAGGCATAGTCCCCGTCTTCACACTGTTCAATGTAACAACAAATAAACACAATATATGCTCAGAGACTTCTCTTATCTTATCTCCAGATCTGAGACGAAATCAAACTCTAAACGAGCTAAAACCCTAACAAACCGAGATAACACGGAGATCCAGCGACTAAACCCTAAGAGAGAGAGCTTACTCAGAACCAGAGTTAACGGAGACGTCAGAAACGACGACGGTTGTTCCGGCGAGCTTGAGCTCGGAAGAGACGAGGTGAGGGAGCTCTTGGTCAGCCTTACGCTTAGGGTAGAGAGAGCGTCCAGTCTCCACAGCGTCAAACACCGCCTTGTAGAAAGCAACAGCGTCGCCGACCTTCTGTGCTTCCACGATCAGCTGAGGCTTGTACGCCGTGAAGGTAACTGACTTCACCTTCTCCACCACGGTAGTAGCACCGTtagtagcagcagcagcagcagcgacGTCTTCCTGAGCCAttgttttagagagagagagagattcgttggttagagagagagagagagagagagagagagagagagagagagagagaagaatgCAAATGGCGTGTGAAGAGAAGTCTGTTGTTTGTTTGTGGTGTGTAGTGtagatatttctttttggaaGCGGAGAAACGGAATCGTTTCGTTCACCTGACGAGGATTCTATAACAAATTGCTCTCACGTCCGTTAGATTTTGTCACCCTTACTTTTTCACTTATTTACGACCGTATACCCCTATTATCCTTCATTTAATACTACAAGGCTATTGTGTGTCCTCCACGTGTCTCCTCAATTAAACCGCTTAAGAATATGTTTAGTTAAAAATCAACTACTAAAGTTTATTTTGGCTGGGAGCCTGGGAATCAGATACTTTTCTTCCAGGCTAACTATCAATCATTCTTATTCTTTCAAGTCCATCTgcattgaaatttttataaaaaagtttgtcacaaaaatattcaaaagctTGAGAATCATATCAATATCTTCCAATTGAAAAACTTTCACGTGGACTGTATCTTCCAAATGAAAAAAACTTTCACATgaatttttcaaattaaaattttcataagttTGCTACTCATGTCAAAATTTCTTGAAAAGTTTTCATATGGATTTTTAGGAGCCAATGTAGATACTCTAACTAGCTAACTAAAGTTTTCAGATTTGATGGATGTGCATTGTTAATGATTGTTAGGGCTGATGATGGATACCAAATTTATGAGATGTGCTCAACATTCGTCATATCAACCAACCAAGTTACAATTATTATATAGTGAACAACATCTATGGAGGACACAACATCTACTTTCCTTGTTGGTTTGGTAACAATGAAGATACAAGTTAATACGCAATTTCTTCAAGAACTTGGAGAGTTTTCTCGTGTACCTGAACAATACAAATTTAGAAGCTCTAGTGAacgcaaaaagaaaaagtaaagagAGACACTGTATGCAACATATTTGGTGGTTGTTTTTAAGGAACTCACCCATTCTAGATGTTGTGCCGTGATACCGGATGAATTACCCGAGTATATGCTTCCCATTACCTATCGAGATTGAATTTAAAACATCACACAAAAATGGTCAATATTTCTTATCCCTAATCATCTTTTATTGGACAAAGCTAATCGACCAACACACCTTTGTGACAGTCTCTAGAAACATTCCTGGCCTTACAGGTAATGGTTTTTTCCCTGTAAAGCTTCCCTGTATAGGATTCAAGTAGGCCAAGTTTTAATCTTTGGTTTAGTACCTACTCAAAGATCTTATCTTTTAACAGAAAATGTGTTGGGTGTGATCATACTTACCCTTCCGTTTAATCcactttgtcttcttccttggcCAGAACCATCCTCCTCATTGCTAAGATCATCTGCACCTTCATCTTTCCCTTGCATGACATTCTTGATCATTTGCTGCACTGTCTTTCCAGGTTTCAGAGCTACCAATTTGGTTAAGAAATTCACCTGgtttatttaaatgataataaaacaACAAGTCAAATTGTATCTCAACGTGACATAATAATAGTAGTGTTTCATCTCACAAACCTCTGATTCAGGCAGAGTGGAGAAACCACGGTCATTTCTCTCATCAAGTATACCACCTCCCATCATGTTCCTCGCTTCCTCTCTGATCAAAACAAGCCTCGCTAGTAGTTTCCGATCAGGAACAGCCGGCCTTGTCTCCATAGTCTGCAAATATTTCCTCAGACTTTGTTCACATTGCGTGATCtcgaaatacaaatgttttatCTACCTCTAGCAAATCATCAGCTTGATTAGCTATGTCATTCAGATTAGCTCCGGGTAAATGAAGCTTAGTACCGTCCTTGCCTTCAAAAGCCCCACCACCTGCAGCCACCCTACGCAGCAGCTCTTGTCTACTCTCTTTTTTAGGTGTTCTACAGAGTAGACCAATCACTTGTACCTGAATATAAGCACACCAAACAGTCAATGAATGAAGAAGCTATTGGAAAGTCTTGTAAACAAAAGAAGATCAACTGTTACTCACATGAGGAGGACATTTTTTAGTGAGATGAGATAAGACAGTCTCCTTGACGACCTCTAACAAAGCCTTCCTCTgaactcaaaaaaaaacaaaaaaagttaattgCTTTTAACATTACAATGCAATCTGAGTtcacaaaacacacacaaaaaaggATTTTACTTTATCGTCTTGGTCTCTGTCAGCGAGTTGAATCATGTAATCAAGAGCCATCATGAACCCAGACTCCATTTCATCAACTCTTTTCCCTATAACTCCTTGCGCAGCCAATTCCACAGCAACGTTCTCAGATGCTTCATTCATCTTCATATCTTGCAgctacacacacacacacacacacacaagtgGTGGCACTT includes:
- the LOC130500266 gene encoding uncharacterized protein At5g48480-like — protein: MAQEDVAAAAAATNGATTVVEKVKSVTFTAYKPQLIVEAQKVGDAVAFYKAVFDAVETGRSLYPKRKADQELPHLVSSELKLAGTTVVVSDVSVNSGSDVKTGTMPAILETDDVEAAVAKAVAAGAVKVEEEEVGVKGKVTDPFGFTWIFVSPAKESDEKEDNKEV
- the LOC108824127 gene encoding protein PEP-RELATED DEVELOPMENT ARRESTED 1, chloroplastic: MLQSLHLRFHSSPTPPRRESLTPSITSSLTFSFCSFRPNKTQKPNRRLVQFCAPYEVGGGYTDEELFERYGTHQSKTNADDKLDASEYEALLKGGEQVTSVLEEMITLLQDMKMNEASENVAVELAAQGVIGKRVDEMESGFMMALDYMIQLADRDQDDKRKALLEVVKETVLSHLTKKCPPHVQVIGLLCRTPKKESRQELLRRVAAGGGAFEGKDGTKLHLPGANLNDIANQADDLLETMETRPAVPDRKLLARLVLIREEARNMMGGGILDERNDRGFSTLPESEVNFLTKLVALKPGKTVQQMIKNVMQGKDEGADDLSNEEDGSGQGRRQSGLNGRGSFTGKKPLPVRPGMFLETVTKVMGSIYSGNSSGITAQHLEWVHEKTLQVLEEIAY
- the LOC108827061 gene encoding uncharacterized protein LOC108827061: MDYEYGGGEYCRRGDVPAFGSWNWDDAVPFTQCFETASTQQPAILHYAPYPQDRDLYLESDLYDSHHHLVSPAVVLLPRRRSKVGQEPKRATSKEQHSFKNEATSCPTPLEKRRMAAPKPVDEDLYKVSPQLLSLKSTKKKGGGFGCIPRCFLPTSMRD